The Malus domestica chromosome 10, GDT2T_hap1 nucleotide sequence CCTTGGTTGGGGATTGGTTTAATTAAACACAGGTATAATTATATGTTTACTGCAATAATCTTGATCGTTAAATTTAGTCAATGGATGAGATTACTGAGAGGAACAAGAGGCATGTTCAACAACCCTTCATATATGTGTTGTCACATTACATTTTCTACAGCTAAATAATCTAGTCCAATATGCTCAAAGGGTACATTTTCTTTTTGGGCTGCGGTCAAGACTCAAGCCCATATCAAAAGAATTCGAGTTGTATTTTTTACAttacgtgttttaataggaattgtgagaacttttattttttaagtttttaattttttagcacacatatctcacaatttgtataatgacatatgaTGTACCATTCCGTTATTGGTCACGCTGAAAAATCTCAACTCCTCCTCCGAGAGGATGTCGTTCTTCTCCAGCGCTCCTTCTGCACCGCCACCCAATCTAACGTCACCAGCGGTAGGAGCATTGGCGCCATCTCCACCGACCTCTACAAAGAGCGCAACCTCAAACGCCTCGTTGAGAAGTTCAAAAAATCATCCGAGCTCTATCGCTTCCGTACCAAACTCCCATTTAGAGGACACCGTACGCCGTCTCGCCTCCGCAAAACGTTTCAAGTGGATCGAGGAGATCCTGGAGGACGAGAAGCAGTACGCGGACTTCTCCAACGAGGGATTCGCTGTCCCACTGGTTAAGCTTTACGGGAGAATGCCGGTGCTTGACGAAATGCCTGAGAAAAACTGTGAGCGCACCGTCTTGTCCTTTAATGCCCTCTGGGTGCTTGTGTTAACTCCAAGGATTTTGACAAGGTTGATGAGGTTTTCAGAGGGGTCTCTCAGAAGTTGTCAATTGAACCAGATGTGATGTCGTATAATACTATGATCAAGGCGTTTTGTGAAATGGGTTCGTTGGATCGGCGGTTTCGATGAGATGGAGAAGAAGGGTGTTGAGTCGGATATGATCATGTTCAACACAATCATGAATGGGTTGTTTGCGAATGATCAGTTTTTGGCAGCCGAGAATCTATGGAGTTGAATGAAGAATGTTGTCCCTGATGTTAGGAGCTACAATGCCAGGTTGTTGGGATTGGCTTCGGAGAAGAAAACTGACGAGGCGGTTGAATTGTTCAAGGAAATGCGGAACAAGGAAGTAAAACCTGATGTGTTAAGCATCAATGCCTTGATCAAGGGATTTGTTAATGAGGGTAAATTGGAAGAAGCTAAACAGTGGTATCGTGAACTGGTGAAGCGTAGTTGTGCTCTGCAGAAATGAACTTTCCAGGCTCTTGTTCCTTTTGTTTGCGAGAGGGGTGATTTGGACTTTGCCTTTGAACTCGGCGACAAAATTTTCAAAGGGCGTCTCCTTGTGGATGTGGAGTTACTGCAGACTCTGgtggatgggatagctaatgCTTCCCGGATCAATGACGCAAAGAAGATTGTGAGGCTTGGGAACACAAATACATACCTGCGTTACAATTTGCAGTTGCCTTCAGAGGAATAATGTATTTCTGTTGttgtttgtttctgtttgcATGTCGAAATGTTTGTGCTTTTATTGCTAGACACTTCTAATTTATATAGTTAAATTTGTGCAAGCTTCAAACATTCCTTCAATTTCAGTGTTGAATAGTTATTATTACACAGATTTTCATACAGCCTGGATTTCATATACGCCTCAAGAGGTGGAAGGTGTTGGTCATCATCGTAGCGACACATTAACAGGACCAATTCTTTGTTTAACTGCTTCCATTCTTCCTAAATCATATTTACAGTATTTTCTTGTGTTTCCTCTGTTGTGCTAGGacagcaccaaacccgttggaaccaactcaagctaacccacaggaaatttatcaaatgaaatgcaagaacaaaatattaaagacaccaagattttaacgaggttcctcaacagtcagtgtaactggagtacgtcctcggagcagtaggagctcacccaataatccactatcaaccaaatgggagtttacaaaatgttgacaatctcacaacccaaaagcccaatacacccaataactctcacacaccaaagaaacaaatagagagggaaatatagtgaataatttcatctctatacaaagctcaaagctaatacacgaatacaactttgattgagtgagtaccaacaaagaaagaaaatcacctttctttcttctatTCAAAATGGGGCTGCAGCACCTCTGTTTTTGCTCTCATTTTCTGCTACGTTTTTTTCCTCTCTTATGGCTTCATTACTACACTTCATCAAAAATAGCAATTATTTCTCTTTCGAAGAACTCATCCGTGACTTCCCATGGACCAAGACAACTTTAGAccaattcccttttcttttccccaaaacaaggaagagacataattattttgtctttttttttctttttgatttgtttaattaaaaggtggccacttggccacatactccaacaatctccaccttggccaagttccgaaaaacgtcatgataagccaaccaacacaattaacacacaacatcactcccaaacattagcaagagaacaactcatgccgagccaaatactccaaaactcctactgctcaacgccttctttatataggcataatgtgagccaagttcaaacagtgaacaaacttggctacaccaacaaccttagtcaacatatcagcggggttgtctttcgttggaatcttctggagaatgatttccccttcaccaacaatttcacgaacaaagtgataacgcacatctatgtgcttggtcctcgcatgatgaacctgatacttagccaaataaatggcactctgactatcacaatgtacctccacctgcttctgatcaacccccaaatctctaataagcccatgtatccaaatggcctcctttatagcttcagcaactgccatatattcagcctctgtagtagacaaggcaacagacgactgcaaaatggacctccaacaaactggccctttagccatagtaaacacatagcctgtagtagacttccttccatccagatcacctgcataatctgaatcaatataaccaactgcaaaatgaccaataccagagtcatctctctcaaagcataaaccaacatctcgagtaccatggagatacctcaatatccacttagctgcttgccaatgctctttacctggattatgcatatatcgactcaccatgccaactgcatgagcaatatccggtctagagcataccattgcatacatcaaactaccaaccaaatttgcatatggtatatttttcatttgcagcttctctttatcagttttaggacactgtaaagaactcaatttaaaatgaggagccaaaggggtactaaccggtttggttgaatcatgaactccaaatttccgaatcaacttctcaagatattgtctttgattcaaactgaccaaacccttctctctatctctagtgatctccatgccaaggatcttcttcgcttcaccaagatccttcatctcaaactcattcttcatttgcttcttcaatttctcaatctcttcaacattctttgaggcaatcaacatatcatcaacatatattaacaaataaatgaaagacccatcttgcaacttcttgaagtacacacaatgatcatattgacttctagaataattttggcctctcataaatttatcaaacctcaaatactattgccttggagattgcttcaagccataaagcgatttcttcaatttgcaaaacaaattttccttccctttcactatatacccatccggttgacacatatagatctcttcattcaaatcaccatgtaggaaagccgtcttcacatcaa carries:
- the LOC103446642 gene encoding small ribosomal subunit protein mS79 (rPPR3b)-like translates to MSFFSSAPSAPPPNLTSPAVGALAPSPPTSTKSATSNASLRSSKNHPSSIASVPNSHLEDTVRRLASAKRFKWIEEILEDEKQYADFSNEGFAVPLVKLYGRMPVLDEMPEKNCERTVLSFNALWVLVLTPRILTRSYNARLLGLASEKKTDEAVELFKEMRNKEVKPDVLSINALIKGFVNEGKLEEAKQWYRELVKRSCALQK